One genomic window of Salvia miltiorrhiza cultivar Shanhuang (shh) chromosome 4, IMPLAD_Smil_shh, whole genome shotgun sequence includes the following:
- the LOC131019562 gene encoding probable ADP-ribosylation factor GTPase-activating protein AGD15 has translation MNEKAFVTKELNAKHAKILLGLLKLPENKECADCRSKAPRWASINLGIFICMRCSGIHRSLGVHISKVRSTTLDTWLPEQVAFMQVMGNQKSNSYWEADLPAQFYRSPIETFIYAKYVDRRWAPTTPQPIPEICAESTSTRKEIPKKARRYSLDEEFFVKEMPKIAPPKSHCRAESFSFMDAIDSAPPLISFEGCSSSKNVDTGTDLFSLLYVSEETQDRTVVPPSRWASFE, from the exons ATACTGTTGGGTCTCCTTAAGCTGCCCGAAAACAAGGAATGTGCAGATTGCCGGAGCAA GGCTCCACGATGGGCAAGCATCAACCTTGGAATATTTATATGCATGCGATGTTCTGGAATACACCGCAGTCTTGGAGTACACATCTCGAAG GTAAGGTCTACAACGTTGGACACATGGCTTCCCGAGCAGGTTGCATTCATGCAGG TGATGGGAAACCAGAAGTCGAACAGCTATTGGGAAGCAGACTTACCAGCACAGTTCTACAGAAGTCCAATTGAAACCTTCATTTATGCCAA GTACGTGGATAGAAGATGGGCTCCAACAACCCCACAGCCAATCCCAGAGATCTGTGCAGAAAGCACCTCCACTAGAAAGGAAATTCCGAAGAAAGCAAGAAGATACTCTTTGGATGAAGAATTTTTCGTCAAGGAAATGCCCAAAATTGCTCCTCCAAAATCACATTGTCGTGCG GAGTCTTTCAGTTTTATGGACGCCATTGATTCAGCTCCGCCTCTTATTAGTTTCGAGGGCTGTTCATCTAGTAAGAATGTTGATACTGGTACGGATCTGTTCAGCCTTCTCTACGTGTCAGAAGAAACACAAGATCGTACAGTTGTGCCTCCATCGCGATGGGCTTCTTTTGAGT GA